The genome window cagaactgctcctacgccgctgttagacgcatcggtgtagatgatgaactcccggtcgaagtctggagcccgcaggactggatagttgattagcgcctccttcaacctctggaacgccgcctcacagtcgctggtccacgggatgcggtcatcagccttcttcctcgtcagatcggtcagcggagccgcaatctcgctaaacctcgggatgaactttctgtagtagcccaccaacccaagaaatgatttgacttttttcttggtgttgggtcggggccaatcacgaacagcttctattttggcctccaggggttttatcactcctccccctaccatgtgacccaagtattttatttctgggctacccagctgacacttgctggcctttactgttagccctgctgcacttaacctctgcagcactaactccaggtgtatcaggtgatcttcccaggtattactgaagatccctatgtcgtcaatgtaggccactgtaaagtcactgagccctgccaaggtctggtccatcagcctttggaatgtggctggtgcatttctgagaccaaagctcaggactcgaaactcatagagaccaaaagggctgcaaaaggcagttttttcttgatccctgggatcaattcttaattgccaatatccctttaccaggtccaatgatgagatgaaccgacaaccccctatggtttcaatcaggttgtctagcctgggcattgggtaggcatcaggagtggttacacggtttaatttcctgtaatcgacacaaaacctaatgctcccatcaggcttgtccacaaggactatcggagaggaccaaggactagaagaggggacgattatgttctccctaagcatctcgtccagctccttccgcaccttgtccctataaggtcccgttactcggtatggggatactgcctgcgggggtgcatcccctgtgtggatccgatgcatcactcccttcactatccccggcttgttggaaaacacctgttgatatttattaagcagcatttttagttcttgctgctggtcttgggtgagtgcaggactgatctttacctcctctgggttgtattttacttcccctctaccctcccagaagggtaattcagcttcctcactctcagctgcttttatcgcgaataaaaccctctgttcccctctgtagtagggttttagggcattcacatgaaccaccctccttgcttggttctcctcctgctctattaggtagttcaggtctgacatcttggaaatgaccctatatggtcctgcccatttgagctgcagtttattctctctgcagggcctaagccaaagcacttcctcccctgggtcaaagtgcctctctctagctttatggtcataccatgttttctgtctgaccttctgagcttgcaggttttctgctgccagctctagatttctccttaggtcattcatcaaggtgtctatgtatgtcacaacatcttgtgggtcatcctgggtgatctgctcccaattttgtttgatcaaatcaaggggccctttcacccttaagtgtgcagcagacatgtcagagtgacccctttgtaagatcatggggcgatacttttcaggtaccaccagctgacttctgatcccatctcccccttttgagatgttcctcagggtctctctatataaaatcccctctttctccagaaatctcactggggtttcaggtgttatctgggcgtcagtcacctgttcaaaacacttctggagagtggcgtctgccttttgctcctgtccaaatctgctgtctgtggttaaggtttccaccacagcttctgaactcccctctgcttccgtctctggctcatcattacccccctgaactgtccctgtggtggcttgtgagcgtgtaatcactagcacccgtttcacatgttcagccaggtcatttcccacgagcacggctgctggcagagtcgatgaaatcgctagccgccaaacccccctccagccttgaaagttgacaggtacctctgctactggcagagagattacctgcccctcaatccctgccaccttcatgctctcatttgggattataaactccctagggatgatatctggatggcacagggttacctgggaacaagtgtcccgcagccccctatactgacggtcaagtattcctacgtccaccccggctgtctcaaacaactgagaatctgtttttatcagcaagcagcgttttacctccacaagaggaccattttcctcagcctgatcagcagaggtagctgttccagactgagtagccatggcaacaggctccctcagtgacactgagccttgctctttctggacacagaacacagcttttggcttggtcccactagaatcctgaggcaccattccttttagctgctttaatttctgacactctgagattagatgaccctttccctgacagaaataacattttctggtgtattttgattctctctcatcttgttttgattttccctccaaaatctgaggtctttgtttcatgtctgagggcttcccttcaccatgggcccctcccccttgctggcttttccctggtccctgagagtacttgctgtaggtttctttgggtttacctacagatttcccctcacccaagggctttcttatttgggaaataaaatctgcgatctctgcggctgctgccacagacttcggtttcctttccctcacctggaatttcaattccccttgcaggactgaatagaactgttccagtgctatcaagtctttaagctgctcataggtctctgtcccttcctgcgatagccatttctcaagcagcctcaccaattgggcccccacttgggtaaaagtttgttctggtttcttggtgagggacctgaatctttgtctcagctgctctgcatttatcccatgtctggcaaagaccagttttttaaactctgcaaaatctttcatcagttcctcaggcatctcggcataaacctcagccaggctaccactgattaaagaccgcatgatggtcatcttctcagtttccctcactgagaagtccacaaacgctctttccactaaggaaaagaacacctcaggacaatctcccttgtggtacacagggaatttcttcagatcagccttagacaattggcctccctcagaatccctattattattattgttctggttcatcagttccagttttcttaactcatacgccatcctttctttttccagagcaattttctctctctctaatctttcttctctttccaatctctctctctctaatttttcctccacttcaaattgcctcatcctcagttcatgctgttggactatgagcaattttctgagttctgggttctgctctcctgtgctgtcaccctgcactgagccaaattcatcctcagaaccttggtcaatctgggggtctttcacttcactcatttcggccatctggcttcgagtcaagggcataatcccccctcagaacaggctgctttaaaagtcaagcctcaaaataaaacgaccacttttttccttcttgcctcagaaccagctctccctagagattgctgctgttcttcagcactaacttgcaacagtatcgagtcagagcctacccccctctgctgggcctctcagctggcaagctagctcactgttactacgcagttttgcctcagctttttcccgccaaaactaggctacctcagagcaccttaatctaagtctccccagttggcacgttcttctactagcgcacctccccgtgaggtacacctagaagattacctacgcgcctcagactgtccctgactagaccccccttgctctgggcacacttgccaaggctttgctggaccactggacaactggaccagtcgtatcccacacgctggacaccaatcaatgtgacaaccccagacctactgggatctgtcacacagttacactaagctgccaccaaccattccctataagaagtcacacagaccagggatggatttttaaacaataaaaagaataaggtttatttaaatacacacagggaaaaataaacaatcaggtgaataaaataaagtaacgtggcttattctcactcatacaaacatacagtttggttcacccagaacccttaacttgaagcacagaccctgaacctatcagttctggctaaccaacagacacctgaacctatcaggttggtactctgacacacagtagtaccctgtctgagactcccacaacagcttcttcttcccagctgctgcttcgtcacaacccagtgtctctcagcatctctctctcaccacacaggcatcacatatttatacagtacagcccctcctcctgatgtcccgccttccactccccataggatggaactttccctccaaacccatgacagacaggtaacatcagtgctgtatgtaacagggatcagaagtcagctggtggtacctgaaaagtatcgccccatgatcttacaaagggggcactctgacatgtttgctgcacacttaggggtgaacaaaacacagcagagaatcacacagaatttttactggcctgacatagggaagcagatcagggagttctgtaaacaatgtgatgtgtgtcaaaggcaggggaataaccgcgacaggaccaaagcaaagttgtgccctttgcctgtgattgacactccgttcaaatgcataggggtggatattgtgggtcctttgcccaaggccacaaagagggggaacaggttcattctcaccattgtggaccatgccacaaggtaccctgaagccatacccttgactaacattgaaactaacacagtggcagatgccttggtggggtatatgtccaggatgggatttgcctcagaaataatcacagatttgggagcatcttttacatcgaagctcatgaaacgcttatggcaaatctgtggaattaagcacaaggaaaccactgcctatcatcctgaaagtaatgggttaactgagaagttcaatgggactctaatgcgcatgattagggcttacttggcagagaatccaaacaattgggaccagaagctgcaatcccttttgtttgcttatcgatcagtgccacaagccagtaccgggttcagtccatttgaacttttatttgggagaagggtgaaagggccccttgatttgatcaaacaaaattgggagcagatcacccaggatgacccacaagacgttgtgacatatatagactctttaaggaaagacctaaagagaaacctagagctagcagcagagaccctgcaagctccaaaggtcagaaagaaagattgggatgaccaggaaggcagggagaggcactttgacccaggggaggaagtgctttggcctaggctctgcaaagagaacaaaatgcagctgggtagcccagaaataaaatacttgggtcacatagtagggggaggagtgataaaacccctcgaggccaagatagaagcagttcgtgattggcccagacccaacaccaagaaaaaagtcaaatcatttcttgggttggtgggctactacagaaagttcatcccgaggtttagcgagattgcggctccgctgaccgatctgacgaggaagaagactgatgaccgcatcccgtggaccagcgactgtgaggcggcattccagaggttgaagcaggcgctcatcaactatccagtgctgcgtgctccagacttcgaccgggagttcctcatctacaccgatgcgtctaacagcggggtaggagcagttctgtgccaggaggatgagaatggtgaccagcatccagtgtcctacctgagtaggaaacttcaaaaaggtgacatttggcaactgtggagaaggagtgtttggccatagtctacgcgatccagaaggccaagccttacatctggggaagacattttattctgtgcactgaccattcaccattgcaatggttaaagacaatgaaaacccacaatagcaaacttatgaggtgggctttaaacctacaggactatgactttgaggtgaaggtggtcagagggtcagtgaactgtgttgctgacgccttgtcaagaagacctgaagaatgaagacggcgaaagaaacatggactatgtatatatattgatgacaaaaagttaaatgtacctgttttttgaacttggtttgtatgaataaaggtaaattgatgtaatgtatatggtaaatgtttaaatgcctaattgctatggttaacttagaatgtaagtataagtaagtatgatatggtatgtataactgttgttgtgtgttttatccaggttgttttttgggaaaaagcaccttagctttccccctacaaaacaacttataaagaggggaggtgttacatacagcactgatgttacctgtctgtcatgggtttggagggaaagttccatcctatggggagtggaaggcgggacatcaggaggaggggctgtactgtatataaatgtgaagcctgtgtggtgaagaggagacgctgggatgtgaagaagcagcagctgagagaagaagctggtgtgggagtctgtgtgtcagacagggtactactgtgtgtcagagtaccaacctgataggttcaggtgtctgttagttagccagaactgataggttcagggtctgtgcttcaagttaagggttctgtgtgaaccaaactgtatgcatgtatgaatgagaataagccacgttactttatcttattcacctgatcattttattttccctgtgtgttgtatttaaataaaccttattcttttattggttaaaaatccatccctggtctgtgtgacttcttacagggaatggttggtggcagcttagttaacgtgtggcagatcccagtaggtctgggtttgtcacaggaaggaaggaaggaaggaaggaaggaaggaaggaaggaaggtaggaaggaaggaaggaaggaaggaaggaaggaaaagaggagggagggagggaggaaggaagaatgaaaaagagaaggaaggaaggaaggaaaagaggagggagggagggagggagggagggaggaaggaaggaaggaaggaaggaaggaaggaaaagaggaggaaggaagggagatagatagatagatagatagatagatagatagatagatagatagatagatagatagatagatagatagatagatagatagatagatagatagatagatagatagatagatctacTAACCCTCTACTGTTTCATTCTCCTTGGAGGAaagttcttttttctctctctctaaaatatCCAGCACATACTCAGTGACACTACAATGAGACAACATGGTGACGATCTTGTGTATACAGATGCCAGCATTCCCAAACGTGGCATCCTCTAGGTAtgtggattacaaatcccatcatcccactGTCAACTGCGAAGCAAATGGCAGACGCATCTGAAAGGTACCAGCTTGTGGAGCAGTAGTATCGActtaaatacatatatttatattttcattgtTTCAAGGGTCTCAGATTCTCTGTGGGTGTTCCAACGAGAAAAATATGATATTAAAAATTAACAgaggaggttttttaaaaaaagattatgtgGATATTTACAGTACAAATGAATGGGGGCCAGACCACCCAtgctggtttgcttttttttttcacctcgAAACTTCCTTTGCATACTTTATAGGGCAATTATGGGGAGAAAGGCCCTGGGAACAGACGGGATTCCAAGGCCAGGATGGAAAGCTGCTTCCTACAACTGTCTGGGTGAGATCCAGTCCATTACATGGCTATTTGCTCATGCCTATCAGGTTCAATCGGATGGATTTTGACCCTCTTGATGGAGCTGCTCATGACAGTGGTCAGTCCTCAGTTTATTTAGCATTTTCAAAGTTAGTTTAGAAAATGTCTTGAAAAACCAAGTAAACATTCCCTACCTACAAAATAACCATacaatgtccagccatctcgtcctctgtcgtccccttctcctcttgccttcacactttcccaacatcagggtcttttccagggagtcctctcttctcatgagatggccaaagtcttggagcctcagcttcaggatctgaccttccagtgagcactcagggttgatttccttcagaacggatagctttgttctccttgcagtccagggcactcacAAGAATACattgactctcaagagcctcctccagcaccacaattcgaaagcatccattcttcggcggtcagctttctttatggtccagctctcacttccatacatcactacagggaaaaccatagctttgactttgtccacctttgtcggcaaggtgatgtctctgctttttaagatgctgtcaaatttgtcatcgctttcctcccaagaag of Pogona vitticeps strain Pit_001003342236 chromosome 6, PviZW2.1, whole genome shotgun sequence contains these proteins:
- the LOC144583756 gene encoding uncharacterized protein LOC144583756, giving the protein MPLTRSQMAEMSEVKDPQIDQGSEDEFGSVQGDSTGEQNPELRKLLIVQQHELRMRQFEVEEKLERERLEREERLEREKIALEKERMAYELRKLELMNQNNNNNRDSEGGQLSKADLKKFPVYHKGDCPEVFFSLVERAFVDFSVRETEKMTIMRSLISGSLAEVYAEMPEELMKDFAEFKKLVFARHGINAEQLRQRFRSLTKKPEQTFTQVGAQLVRLLEKWLSQEGTETYEQLKDLIALEQFYSVLQGELKFQVRERKPKSVAAAAEIADFISQIRKPLGEGKSVGKPKETYSKYSQGPGKSQQGGGAHGEGKPSDMKQRPQILEGKSKQDERESKYTRKCYFCQGKGHLISECQKLKQLKGMVPQDSSGTKPKAVFCVQKEQGSVSLREPVAMATQSGTATSADQAEENGPLVEVKRCLLIKTDSQLFETAGVDVGILDRQYRGLRDTCSQVTLCHPDIIPREFIIPNESMKVAGIEGQVISLPVAEVPVNFQGWRGVWRLAISSTLPAAVLVGNDLAEHVKRVLVITRSQATTGTVQGGNDEPETEAEGSSEAVVETLTTDSRFGQEQKADATLQKCFEQVTDAQITPETPVRFLEKEGILYRETLRNISKGGDGIRSQLVVPEKYRPMILQRGHSDMSAAHLRVKGPLDLIKQNWEQITQDDPQDVVTYIDTLMNDLRRNLELAAENLQAQKVRQKTWYDHKARERHFDPGEEVLWLRPCRENKLQLKWAGPYRVISKMSDLNYLIEQEENQARRVVHVNALKPYYRGEQRVLFAIKAAESEEAELPFWEGRGEVKYNPEEVKISPALTQDQQQELKMLLNKYQQVFSNKPGIVKGVMHRIHTGDAPPQAVSPYRVTGPYRDKVRKELDEMLRENIIVPSSSPWSSPIVLVDKPDGSIRFCVDYRKLNRVTTPDAYPMPRLDNLIETIGGCRFISSLDLVKGYWQLRIDPRDQEKTAFCSPFGLYEFRVLSFGLRNAPATFQRLMDQTLAGLSDFTVAYIDDIGIFSNTWEDHLIHLELVLQRLSAAGLTVKASKCQLGSPEIKYLGHMVGGGVIKPLEAKIEAVRDWPRPNTKKKVKSFLGLVGYYRKFIPRFSEIAAPLTDLTRKKADDRIPWTSDCEAAFQRLKEALINYPVLRAPDFDREFIIYTDASNSGVGAVLCQEDENGDQHPVSYLSRKLQKGERHLATVEKECLAIVYAIQKAKPYIWGRHFILCTDHSPLQWLKTMKTHNSKLMRWALNLQDYDFEVKVVRGSVNCVADALSRRPED